The Amycolatopsis mongoliensis genome includes a window with the following:
- a CDS encoding 3-hydroxyacyl-CoA dehydrogenase NAD-binding domain-containing protein, producing MTFTAEEAKAAFPDEVVTHAVTRLVKVPGLEKPVALITLDNGHDHTRPNTFGPQGLVSLNAAIDKAFEAEPAAIAVTGKPFIFAVGADLSGVESVSDPKLAREIAQTGHDVFRRLTETKIPTFGFINGAVMGGGLELALSCHYRTLSENTAAIAFPEVFLGLFPGWGGTQLLPNLIGADAAVTVIIENALAQNKMLNVKQTAELGIVDAVFGSADYLEQSLLWLAKVVNGEITPARPEIDRGSGWDAAIARAKSLVDGRTHGASPGATKAVELLELARENDLDRGYAAETDGLAELLMSDVLRAGLYSFNLVNKRAKRPAGAPDKSLARTVNKVGIVGAGLMASQLALLFVRRLKVPVVLTDVDQERVDKGVGYVHAEIDKLLAKKRVSPDGANRLKALVSGSLDKAAFSDADFVIEAVFEELGVKQQVFAELEQHVSPEAILATNTSSLSITAMASKLQHPERVVGFHFFNPVAVLPLLEIVRGERTDDASLATAFSVGKQLKKSSVLVKDASAFVVNRLLLRFLGEVLVTVDEGTPFEVADRALEPLGLPMTPLTLMQLVGPAIALHVGETLHEAFPDRFTVSENLAKFVKAGKKGVWIWDDQGNQSPDPEVVELWTQGDRPSTSEQVRERALAAIAEEIRIMLDEGVVAEAQDIDLCLILGAGWPFWNGGITPYLDRSGVSERVNGKPFLAPGVASVPAS from the coding sequence ATGACGTTCACCGCTGAAGAGGCGAAGGCCGCGTTCCCGGACGAGGTCGTCACCCACGCCGTCACGCGGCTCGTGAAGGTGCCCGGGCTCGAGAAGCCCGTCGCCCTGATCACGCTCGACAACGGCCACGACCACACCCGGCCGAACACCTTCGGCCCGCAGGGCCTGGTGTCCCTGAACGCGGCGATCGACAAGGCTTTCGAGGCCGAGCCGGCCGCGATCGCCGTCACCGGCAAGCCGTTCATCTTCGCCGTCGGCGCGGACCTCTCGGGTGTCGAATCCGTGAGCGACCCGAAGCTGGCGCGGGAGATCGCCCAGACCGGGCACGACGTGTTCCGCCGCCTCACCGAGACGAAGATCCCGACGTTCGGGTTCATCAACGGCGCGGTCATGGGCGGCGGCCTCGAGCTGGCCCTGTCCTGCCACTACCGGACGCTCTCGGAGAACACCGCCGCGATCGCGTTCCCCGAGGTCTTCCTCGGCCTGTTCCCCGGCTGGGGCGGCACGCAGCTGCTGCCGAACCTGATCGGCGCGGACGCCGCCGTGACGGTGATCATCGAGAACGCCTTGGCGCAGAACAAGATGCTCAACGTCAAGCAGACGGCGGAGCTCGGCATCGTCGACGCCGTCTTCGGCTCGGCGGACTACCTCGAGCAGTCGCTGCTGTGGCTGGCCAAGGTCGTCAACGGCGAGATCACCCCGGCCCGCCCGGAGATCGACCGCGGATCCGGCTGGGACGCCGCCATCGCCCGCGCCAAGTCCCTTGTGGACGGTCGCACGCACGGCGCGTCGCCGGGTGCGACCAAGGCCGTCGAGCTGCTGGAGCTGGCCCGCGAGAACGACCTCGACCGCGGCTACGCGGCCGAGACGGACGGCCTCGCCGAGCTGCTCATGTCCGACGTCCTGCGTGCCGGGCTGTACTCGTTCAACCTGGTCAACAAGCGCGCCAAGCGCCCGGCCGGCGCGCCGGACAAGTCCCTGGCCCGCACGGTGAACAAGGTCGGCATCGTCGGCGCCGGCCTGATGGCCAGCCAGCTGGCGCTGCTGTTCGTGCGCCGCCTGAAGGTGCCGGTCGTGCTGACCGACGTCGACCAGGAGCGCGTCGACAAGGGCGTCGGCTACGTCCACGCCGAGATCGACAAGCTGCTGGCCAAGAAGCGCGTCTCCCCGGACGGCGCGAACCGGCTCAAGGCGCTGGTCTCCGGCTCGCTCGACAAGGCCGCGTTCTCCGACGCCGACTTCGTCATCGAAGCCGTCTTCGAGGAGCTGGGCGTCAAGCAGCAGGTGTTCGCCGAGCTGGAGCAGCACGTCTCCCCCGAGGCGATCCTCGCGACGAACACGTCGTCGCTGTCGATCACCGCGATGGCCTCGAAGCTGCAGCACCCCGAGCGCGTGGTCGGCTTCCACTTCTTCAACCCGGTGGCCGTGCTGCCACTGCTGGAGATCGTCCGCGGCGAGCGGACCGACGACGCTTCGCTCGCGACGGCGTTCTCGGTCGGCAAGCAGCTGAAGAAGTCCAGCGTGCTGGTGAAGGACGCGTCGGCGTTCGTCGTGAACCGGCTCCTGCTGCGCTTCCTCGGCGAGGTGCTGGTCACCGTCGACGAGGGCACGCCGTTCGAGGTCGCCGACCGGGCCCTGGAACCGCTCGGCCTGCCGATGACCCCGCTGACGCTGATGCAGCTCGTCGGCCCGGCCATCGCGCTGCACGTCGGCGAGACGCTGCACGAGGCGTTCCCGGACCGGTTCACCGTGTCCGAGAACCTCGCCAAGTTCGTCAAGGCGGGCAAGAAGGGCGTCTGGATCTGGGACGACCAGGGCAACCAGTCGCCCGACCCCGAGGTCGTCGAACTCTGGACGCAGGGCGACCGGCCGTCGACGTCGGAGCAGGTGCGTGAGCGCGCGCTCGCGGCGATCGCCGAGGAGATCCGGATCATGCTCGACGAGGGCGTGGTCGCCGAGGCGCAGGACATCGACCTGTGCCTGATCCTCGGTGCCGGCTGGCCGTTCTGGAACGGCGGCATCACGCCGTACCTGGACCGCTCGGGCGTGTCCGAGCGCGTGAACGGCAAGCCGTTCCTCGCCCCGGGCGTCGCCTCGGTCCCGGCTTCCTAG
- a CDS encoding thiolase family protein, giving the protein MRTVAFVEGVRTPFGKAGDKGIYAGTRADDLVVNAIRELLRRHPELPPERVDEVAIAATTQIGDQGLTIGRTAALLAGLPKSVPGFAIDRMCAGAMTAVTTTASGIGFGAYDIAIAGGVEHMGRHPMGEGVDPNPRIIADKLVDPTALVMGQTAENLHDRFPAITKLRTDTYAARSQEKYAEAVKTGKIGPELVPVATRSKELGWGLATEDEPPRPGTTLETLAGLKTPFRPHGRITAGNAAGLNDGATASILADEGTARELGLPVAMRLVGYSFAGVEPEVMGIGPVPATEKLFKRTGLSIDDIGLFEINEAFAVQVLAFLDHFGIADDDPRVNQWGGAIACGHPLASSGVRLMTQLARQFAERPDVRYGMTTMCIGIGMGGTVIWENPAFEGAK; this is encoded by the coding sequence GTGCGCACCGTCGCCTTCGTCGAGGGGGTCCGCACCCCCTTCGGCAAGGCCGGCGACAAGGGCATCTACGCCGGGACCCGCGCCGACGACCTCGTCGTCAACGCCATCCGTGAGCTGCTGCGGCGGCACCCGGAGCTGCCGCCCGAGCGCGTCGACGAGGTGGCCATCGCCGCCACCACCCAGATCGGCGACCAGGGCCTGACCATCGGCCGCACCGCCGCGCTGCTCGCCGGACTGCCGAAGTCGGTCCCCGGCTTCGCCATCGACCGCATGTGCGCCGGCGCGATGACCGCCGTCACGACCACCGCGTCCGGCATCGGCTTCGGTGCCTACGACATCGCCATCGCCGGCGGCGTCGAGCACATGGGCCGGCACCCGATGGGCGAGGGCGTCGACCCGAACCCGCGGATCATCGCCGACAAGCTCGTCGACCCGACCGCGCTCGTCATGGGCCAGACCGCCGAGAACCTGCACGACCGGTTCCCCGCGATCACCAAGCTGCGCACCGACACCTACGCCGCGCGCAGCCAGGAGAAGTACGCCGAGGCCGTCAAGACCGGCAAGATCGGCCCCGAGCTGGTCCCGGTCGCCACCCGCTCCAAGGAGCTGGGCTGGGGCCTGGCCACCGAGGACGAGCCGCCGCGGCCGGGCACCACGCTCGAGACCCTGGCCGGGCTGAAGACGCCGTTCCGCCCGCACGGCCGGATCACCGCGGGCAACGCCGCGGGCCTGAACGACGGCGCGACCGCGTCGATCCTCGCCGACGAGGGCACCGCCCGCGAGCTCGGCCTGCCCGTCGCGATGCGGCTGGTCGGCTACTCGTTCGCCGGCGTCGAGCCGGAGGTCATGGGCATCGGCCCGGTGCCGGCCACCGAGAAGCTCTTCAAGCGCACCGGCCTGTCGATCGACGACATCGGCCTGTTCGAGATCAACGAGGCCTTCGCCGTCCAGGTGCTGGCCTTCCTCGACCACTTCGGCATCGCCGACGACGACCCGCGCGTCAACCAGTGGGGCGGCGCCATCGCCTGCGGCCACCCGCTGGCGTCGTCGGGCGTCCGCCTCATGACGCAGCTGGCCCGCCAGTTCGCGGAGCGGCCCGACGTCCGGTACGGCATGACGACGATGTGCATCGGCATCGGCATGGGCGGCACCGTGATCTGGGAGAACCCGGCGTTCGAGGGGGCCAAGTAA
- a CDS encoding DUF998 domain-containing protein — translation MTTATTSPQTTLVHSYFYLRRAIGLIGLALPVVLIAGKQVFQGGDLAGSLSAYYYTDLRNVLVGSMCAAGVFLLAYYGHDFVDNVASTVAGLGAIGLALFPTTPGQDVSAWDRTSGVLHLVFAATFFLMLAYFCLRLFPHDGEQPPGAGVAYRVCGGVILACLVLIALTSSLRLVPDLHPALWLESVAVWAFGVAWLLKGQTLTPKSVP, via the coding sequence ATGACCACGGCGACCACATCCCCGCAGACCACGCTCGTCCACTCCTACTTCTACCTGCGCCGCGCCATCGGGCTCATCGGCCTGGCGCTGCCCGTCGTGCTGATCGCCGGCAAGCAGGTCTTCCAGGGCGGCGATCTCGCCGGGTCGCTCAGCGCCTACTACTACACCGATCTCCGGAACGTCCTCGTCGGCTCGATGTGCGCCGCCGGGGTGTTCTTGCTCGCCTACTACGGCCACGACTTCGTCGACAACGTCGCCAGCACCGTCGCCGGGCTCGGTGCGATCGGGCTCGCGCTCTTCCCGACCACCCCCGGCCAGGACGTGTCGGCCTGGGACCGGACGTCCGGCGTCCTGCACCTGGTGTTCGCGGCCACGTTCTTCCTGATGCTGGCGTATTTCTGTCTCCGGCTGTTCCCCCACGACGGCGAGCAGCCACCGGGGGCCGGTGTCGCGTACCGCGTGTGCGGCGGCGTGATCCTCGCCTGCCTGGTGCTCATCGCGCTGACGAGCTCCCTCCGGCTCGTGCCGGACCTGCACCCCGCGTTGTGGCTGGAGAGCGTCGCGGTGTGGGCGTTCGGCGTCGCCTGGCTGCTCAAGGGGCAGACGCTGACGCCCAAGAGTGTGCCGTAG
- a CDS encoding YncE family protein: protein MKVSSCGHLAPAAGARVCAHLTTDNGPGCFRVLTGVATRYDLLCQACTESEAPDLLTACAGCFERAEGNAYLGWRGSPEILRRDRELAGTWTTTSCAVAPLNDRCLAPLPDGWLARTDAGLVAISSDEPPHGVAAVALPAESPPTGPGQAPAPALHTAADGRFAAAVTDYGRHGVVVDLASGAVVLALDRQDYHTETVRFPVAFLGPLVVAATDWNRLDVFDAATGRLLTERVTTREENPEHYLDYFYGALLPSPSGRSLLADGWVWQPEGIPLVLDCAAWLAGDRHAPEHGQALAFRIPGTSRWPGWTRKPSPCRKSATTSRSTASSSTTRGPGAGRGCSPAPGGRCGVTAACSTSPPKPDWRSGTRSTAPGSASPQASAPPRTTPRPARSPSCVTIG, encoded by the coding sequence GTGAAAGTTTCTTCGTGCGGCCATCTCGCACCGGCCGCCGGGGCGCGCGTCTGCGCCCACCTCACCACCGACAACGGACCGGGCTGCTTCCGCGTGCTCACCGGCGTCGCGACCCGGTACGACCTGCTGTGCCAAGCGTGCACCGAGAGTGAAGCCCCCGACTTGCTCACCGCCTGCGCCGGCTGCTTCGAACGCGCCGAAGGCAACGCCTATCTCGGCTGGCGCGGCAGCCCCGAGATCCTCCGGCGAGACCGGGAGCTCGCGGGCACTTGGACGACGACGTCCTGTGCGGTCGCCCCGCTGAACGACCGCTGCCTCGCGCCGCTGCCGGACGGCTGGCTCGCACGCACCGATGCCGGGCTCGTCGCGATCAGCTCCGACGAGCCGCCCCACGGGGTCGCCGCCGTGGCCCTCCCGGCGGAATCCCCGCCAACGGGGCCGGGGCAGGCACCCGCGCCGGCGCTGCACACCGCCGCCGACGGCCGGTTCGCCGCCGCGGTCACCGACTACGGCCGCCACGGCGTCGTCGTCGACCTCGCCTCGGGCGCGGTGGTGCTGGCGCTGGACCGGCAGGACTACCACACCGAGACGGTCCGGTTTCCGGTCGCGTTCCTGGGCCCGCTGGTCGTCGCCGCCACCGACTGGAACCGGCTCGACGTTTTCGACGCGGCCACGGGGCGACTGCTCACCGAGCGCGTCACGACCCGCGAGGAGAACCCCGAGCATTACCTCGACTACTTCTACGGCGCACTGCTGCCGAGCCCGTCCGGGCGATCCTTGCTCGCGGACGGCTGGGTCTGGCAGCCCGAGGGGATCCCGCTCGTGCTCGACTGCGCGGCCTGGCTCGCCGGCGACCGGCACGCACCCGAACACGGCCAGGCACTCGCCTTCCGCATCCCTGGGACGTCCCGATGGCCTGGGTGGACGAGGAAACCGTCGCCCTGCAGGAAATCGGCGACGACCAGCCGATCGACGGCGTCCAGCTCCACGACGCGCGGACCGGGCGCCGGACGGGGATGTTCGCCGGCCCCCGGGGGCCGATGTGGGGTCACGGCGGCCTGCTCTACGTCGCCGCCGAAGCCGGACTGGAGGTCTGGGACCCGGTCGACGGCGCCCGGATCGGCTTCGCCGCAGGCTTCCGCCCCACCGCGCACGACCCCGCGACCGGCGCGTTCGCCGAGCTGCGTAACGATCGGCTGA
- a CDS encoding allophanate hydrolase: MTAVLERVRAAYRRIEQVDRPEIWIGLRPEAEVLAEAAALAERGLPLYGKLVAVKGNIDVAGLPTTAGCPAYAYQPEADAPVVARLRAAGALVLGTTNLDQFATGLVGTRSPYGAVRNAVDPAYVSGGSSSGSAVAVALGIADLALGTDTAGSGRVPAAYNGIVGLKPTPGLLPTEGVVPACASIDCVSLFARTVEEASFALTCLAEPAQVHPGRFRIGVPDRLGPLEAGWAEAFEAAVEEYAAAGAEVTTVDISAFLEAARLLYGGAFVAERYTAVGEFLEAHPDAVDPVVHGIITGARDVRAHQLFADRRALAGLRAEALSVLTGVDALLTPTTTEHPTIAAVAADPVAVNARLGRFTNSTNLFGLPALAVPAGTVAGRPFGVMLVGAPHDDLKLAALAGLRAERVPLVVVGAHLRGQPLNHELTSRGGRFVSAVSTAASYRLYALDTVPPKPGLVRVVSDGVAIAAEVWELPVKGFGEFVSRVPAPLTIGKVELADGSSVPGFLCEPSATEGAADISAKGGWLAYLG; encoded by the coding sequence ATGACCGCCGTGCTCGAGCGGGTGCGGGCCGCCTACCGGCGCATCGAGCAGGTCGACCGGCCCGAGATCTGGATCGGCCTCCGGCCGGAGGCCGAGGTGCTGGCCGAGGCAGCCGCGCTGGCCGAACGCGGGTTGCCCCTCTACGGCAAGCTCGTCGCCGTCAAGGGCAACATCGACGTCGCGGGGCTGCCGACCACCGCGGGCTGCCCGGCGTATGCGTACCAGCCCGAGGCCGACGCGCCGGTCGTTGCGCGGCTGCGGGCCGCCGGGGCGCTGGTGCTCGGCACGACCAACCTCGACCAGTTCGCGACCGGGCTGGTCGGGACGCGCAGCCCGTACGGCGCGGTGCGCAACGCCGTCGACCCGGCGTACGTGTCGGGCGGGTCGAGTTCGGGCTCGGCGGTCGCCGTCGCGCTCGGGATCGCGGATCTGGCACTGGGCACCGACACCGCGGGCTCCGGCCGGGTGCCCGCGGCGTACAACGGGATCGTCGGGCTCAAGCCGACGCCCGGGCTGCTGCCGACCGAGGGCGTCGTCCCCGCGTGCGCGAGCATCGACTGCGTGTCGCTGTTCGCGCGGACGGTCGAGGAGGCCTCGTTCGCGCTGACCTGCCTGGCCGAACCCGCGCAGGTCCACCCGGGACGGTTCCGGATCGGCGTGCCCGACCGCCTGGGCCCCCTGGAAGCGGGCTGGGCGGAGGCGTTCGAGGCCGCCGTCGAGGAGTACGCGGCGGCCGGCGCCGAAGTGACCACAGTAGACATATCGGCTTTCCTGGAGGCGGCGCGGCTGCTGTACGGCGGCGCGTTCGTCGCCGAGCGGTACACCGCCGTCGGCGAGTTCCTGGAGGCGCACCCGGACGCCGTGGACCCCGTGGTGCACGGCATCATCACCGGCGCCCGGGACGTCCGGGCGCACCAGCTGTTCGCCGACCGGCGGGCCCTGGCCGGGCTGCGCGCCGAGGCCCTTTCGGTGCTGACCGGCGTCGACGCGCTCCTCACCCCGACGACGACCGAGCACCCCACGATCGCCGCGGTCGCCGCGGACCCGGTCGCGGTCAACGCGCGCCTGGGCCGGTTCACCAACTCCACCAACCTGTTCGGGCTCCCGGCGCTGGCGGTCCCGGCGGGCACGGTGGCCGGGCGCCCGTTCGGCGTGATGCTGGTCGGCGCCCCGCACGACGACCTGAAGCTGGCCGCGCTCGCCGGGTTGCGCGCCGAGCGCGTCCCGCTCGTGGTCGTCGGTGCTCACCTGCGGGGGCAGCCGCTGAACCACGAGCTGACGTCCCGGGGCGGGCGGTTCGTCTCGGCGGTTTCCACGGCGGCGTCCTACCGGTTGTACGCGCTGGACACGGTGCCGCCGAAGCCGGGGTTGGTGCGGGTCGTGTCCGACGGCGTCGCGATCGCGGCGGAGGTGTGGGAGCTGCCGGTGAAGGGCTTCGGGGAGTTCGTCTCCCGGGTTCCCGCGCCGCTGACGATCGGCAAGGTCGAGCTGGCCGACGGTTCCTCGGTGCCGGGCTTCCTGTGCGAGCCGTCGGCGACGGAAGGCGCGGCGGACATCTCGGCGAAGGGCGGCTGGCTGGCGTACCTGGGGTAA
- the uca gene encoding urea carboxylase gives MRLLVANRGEIAVRILRTAKELGLETVAVYSDADRLAPHVRLADRAVRLGPAPAAESYLRAGAIVAAALDTSCDAVHPGYGFLSEDAAFARACEDAGLAFAGPSPEHLEVFGSKHTAREAAVAAGVPLLPGTGLLSDVGEAVAHAAEIGYPVMLKATGGGGGIGMRACATPEELHEAWETVQSIAAKSFANSGVFLERLVRRARHVEVQVFGDGLGEVLALGTRDCSLQRRNQKVVEECPAPDLPDAVRKQLVDSAVALCSSVRYRSAGTVEYVYDPEREEAAFLEVNTRLQVEHPVTEAVYGVDLVAWMLRLAQGDRAMFRAVPVARGHAVEARVYAEDPSAGHRPSAGLVTRVALPPDTRVDTWVEPGTTVTTHYDPLLAKVICTGADRTEALGHLREALAETRIDGVRTNLGQLRAAAADPAFDAVAHDTSTLDGIEDGEPRIDVVRGGTMTTVQDWPGRTGFWHVGVPPSGPMDDVSLRLGNLAIGNPEGAPGLECTVDGVTLRFSQPTRVCVTGAPTTVLVDGAEVPLWTPVEVPAGATLDVRACTAGLRSYVLVRGGVDVPAFLGSAATFTLGRFGGHGGRALAAGDVLRTGPAPADAVAGPVPAADRPDFASHWTIGALEGPHAAPEFFTPEDVDTFYATDWQVHFNSARTGVRLVGPRPNWTRADGGEAGLHPSNIHDTPYAIGAVDYTGDLPILLGPDGPSLGGFVCPATVATGERWKLGQLRPGDTVRFVPIDPDHAAGLRQRPATAVTSTRRARHDDGVLARQSASADEPSVTYRRSGDDNLLVEYGEMTLDLALRMRVHALGERLAAEGVPGIVDLTPGIRSLQVHVDPDALPVGKALGLVRELERDLPPTHALEVPSRSVRLPLSWDDPATREAIERYMTGVRDDAPWCPWNIEFIRRVNGLSTVDDVYRTVFGAEYLVLGLGDVYLGAPVATPLDPRHRLVTTKYNPARTWTAENSVGIGGAYLCIYGMEGPGGYQFVGRTVQVWNSWRGGDRPWALRFFDRISWYPVSADELLELRAQSSSGQLALDTTDGSFKLAEYQKFLADNADSIAGFRATQAAAFEAERRAWAAAGEFDPKPEPVTRPPQRVEAPPGGHVVEAPFAATVWRVDVAAGERVEDAQSLVTLEAMKTEARIPAPAGGEVVEVLVSPGDQVAPGTPLVVLG, from the coding sequence CCTGCGCACGGCGAAGGAACTGGGCCTGGAGACCGTCGCGGTGTACTCCGACGCCGACCGCCTCGCCCCGCACGTGCGGCTCGCCGACCGGGCCGTGCGGCTCGGCCCGGCGCCCGCCGCGGAGAGCTACCTGCGGGCCGGCGCGATCGTCGCCGCCGCGCTCGACACCAGCTGCGACGCGGTCCACCCCGGCTACGGGTTCCTGTCCGAGGACGCGGCGTTCGCGCGGGCCTGCGAGGACGCCGGGCTCGCGTTCGCCGGGCCGTCGCCCGAGCACCTGGAGGTGTTCGGCAGCAAGCACACCGCGCGCGAGGCGGCGGTCGCCGCGGGCGTGCCGCTGCTGCCCGGCACCGGGCTGCTGTCCGATGTCGGCGAGGCGGTGGCGCACGCCGCGGAAATCGGTTACCCGGTGATGCTCAAGGCGACCGGGGGCGGCGGCGGGATCGGGATGCGCGCGTGCGCCACGCCCGAGGAGCTGCACGAAGCGTGGGAGACCGTGCAGAGCATCGCGGCCAAGAGCTTCGCGAACTCCGGGGTGTTCCTGGAACGGCTGGTGCGCCGCGCCCGGCACGTCGAGGTCCAGGTGTTCGGCGACGGCCTCGGCGAGGTCCTGGCGCTGGGCACCCGCGACTGCTCCCTGCAGCGGCGCAACCAGAAGGTCGTCGAGGAGTGCCCGGCGCCGGACCTGCCCGACGCCGTCCGGAAGCAGCTGGTCGACTCCGCCGTCGCGCTCTGCTCGTCGGTGCGCTACCGCTCGGCGGGCACGGTCGAGTACGTCTACGACCCCGAACGCGAGGAGGCGGCGTTCCTCGAGGTCAACACGCGGCTGCAGGTGGAGCACCCGGTCACCGAGGCCGTGTACGGCGTCGACCTGGTCGCCTGGATGCTCCGGCTCGCGCAGGGCGACCGCGCGATGTTCCGCGCGGTGCCGGTCGCGCGCGGGCACGCCGTCGAAGCGCGGGTGTACGCCGAGGACCCGAGCGCCGGGCACCGGCCGAGCGCGGGCCTCGTCACGCGGGTGGCGCTGCCCCCGGACACGCGCGTGGACACCTGGGTGGAACCGGGCACGACCGTCACCACCCACTACGACCCGTTGCTGGCCAAGGTGATCTGCACCGGCGCCGACCGCACCGAAGCCCTGGGCCACCTGCGGGAAGCGCTCGCCGAGACCCGGATCGACGGCGTCCGCACCAACCTCGGGCAGCTGCGGGCGGCGGCCGCCGACCCGGCGTTCGACGCCGTCGCGCACGACACGTCCACCTTGGACGGCATCGAGGACGGCGAACCCCGGATCGACGTCGTGCGCGGCGGGACGATGACGACCGTGCAGGACTGGCCGGGCCGCACCGGCTTCTGGCACGTCGGGGTCCCGCCGAGCGGGCCGATGGACGACGTCTCCCTGCGGCTGGGCAACCTCGCCATCGGCAACCCCGAGGGCGCACCCGGCCTGGAGTGCACTGTGGACGGCGTCACGCTGCGGTTCTCCCAGCCCACCCGGGTGTGCGTCACCGGCGCGCCGACCACGGTGCTCGTCGACGGCGCCGAGGTTCCCCTGTGGACCCCGGTCGAGGTGCCCGCGGGGGCCACGCTCGACGTCCGGGCGTGCACGGCCGGGCTGCGCAGCTACGTGCTGGTCCGCGGCGGCGTCGACGTCCCGGCGTTCCTCGGCAGCGCGGCGACGTTCACCCTGGGCCGGTTCGGCGGCCACGGCGGCCGCGCGCTGGCCGCGGGCGACGTCCTGCGGACCGGGCCGGCCCCCGCGGACGCGGTCGCCGGGCCGGTCCCGGCCGCCGACCGCCCGGACTTCGCGTCGCACTGGACCATCGGAGCACTCGAAGGTCCGCACGCCGCGCCGGAGTTCTTCACCCCCGAAGACGTCGACACCTTCTACGCCACCGACTGGCAGGTGCACTTCAACTCCGCCCGCACCGGCGTCCGGCTCGTCGGGCCGCGGCCGAACTGGACCCGCGCGGACGGTGGCGAGGCGGGCCTGCACCCGTCGAACATCCACGACACGCCGTACGCGATCGGCGCCGTCGACTACACCGGCGACCTGCCGATCCTGCTCGGCCCGGACGGGCCCAGCCTGGGCGGGTTCGTCTGCCCGGCGACGGTCGCCACCGGCGAGCGCTGGAAGCTCGGGCAGCTGCGCCCGGGCGACACCGTGCGGTTCGTGCCGATCGACCCCGACCACGCGGCGGGGCTGCGGCAGCGGCCGGCCACCGCGGTGACGTCCACCAGGCGGGCCCGCCACGACGACGGCGTGCTGGCGCGGCAGTCCGCCTCGGCCGACGAGCCGTCCGTCACCTACCGCCGCAGCGGCGACGACAACCTGCTCGTCGAGTACGGCGAGATGACGCTCGACCTGGCGCTGCGGATGCGGGTGCACGCGCTCGGGGAACGGCTGGCGGCCGAAGGCGTGCCGGGGATCGTCGACCTGACCCCGGGCATCCGGTCGCTGCAGGTGCACGTCGACCCGGACGCGCTGCCCGTCGGCAAGGCGCTCGGCCTGGTGCGCGAGCTGGAACGCGACCTGCCGCCGACGCACGCCCTCGAGGTGCCGAGCCGCAGCGTCCGGCTGCCGCTGTCGTGGGACGACCCGGCGACGCGCGAGGCGATCGAGCGGTACATGACCGGCGTGCGCGACGACGCGCCGTGGTGCCCGTGGAACATCGAGTTCATCCGGCGCGTCAACGGCTTGTCCACTGTGGACGACGTCTACCGGACGGTGTTCGGCGCGGAGTACCTGGTGCTCGGCCTCGGCGACGTCTACCTGGGCGCGCCGGTGGCGACGCCGCTGGACCCGCGCCACCGGCTGGTGACGACGAAGTACAACCCGGCCCGGACGTGGACCGCGGAGAACTCCGTCGGCATCGGCGGCGCGTACCTCTGCATCTACGGCATGGAAGGGCCGGGCGGCTACCAGTTCGTCGGGCGGACCGTGCAGGTGTGGAACAGCTGGCGCGGCGGGGACCGGCCGTGGGCGCTGCGGTTCTTCGACCGGATCTCCTGGTACCCCGTGTCCGCGGACGAGCTGCTGGAGCTGCGGGCGCAGAGCTCGTCCGGACAGCTGGCGCTGGACACCACCGACGGTTCGTTCAAGCTGGCCGAATACCAGAAGTTCCTGGCGGACAACGCGGACAGCATCGCCGGGTTCCGGGCGACGCAGGCGGCGGCGTTCGAAGCGGAACGGCGGGCGTGGGCCGCGGCGGGCGAGTTCGACCCGAAGCCGGAACCGGTGACGCGGCCACCGCAGCGGGTCGAGGCGCCGCCGGGCGGGCACGTCGTCGAGGCGCCGTTCGCGGCGACGGTGTGGCGGGTGGACGTCGCGGCGGGCGAACGCGTCGAGGACGCGCAGTCGCTGGTGACCCTGGAAGCGATGAAGACGGAGGCGCGGATCCCCGCGCCGGCCGGCGGTGAGGTGGTGGAAGTGCTCGTGTCCCCCGGTGACCAGGTCGCCCCCGGAACCCCGCTGGTGGTGCTGGGATGA